A single region of the Solwaraspora sp. WMMD791 genome encodes:
- a CDS encoding TrmH family RNA methyltransferase, with protein MAVVLRVSTRNARFQQWKALLGNRTKRQRRGEFLVQGVRPITMAVEHGWQIRELLYDTSAQLSGWAREALDTVRAEKCAVSRELMHELGGKADNVPELLAVVALPEDDLRRIPVGPTMLTVVFDRPTSPGNIGTLVRSADAFGAGGVIVTGHAADVYDPKAVRASTGSLFALPVVRVPSHQAVLSWVADVRAGGIGMSIMGTDERGTLDAAEYDFTQPTLALIGNETTGLSSGWREACDQLVRIPMFGSASSLNAATAATVVLYESARQRAAVAGGRALIAGGCAVRADRR; from the coding sequence TTGGCAGTGGTCCTGCGGGTGAGTACGCGCAATGCCCGGTTCCAGCAGTGGAAAGCTCTCCTCGGGAATCGGACCAAGCGGCAGCGACGTGGCGAGTTCCTCGTGCAGGGCGTGCGCCCGATCACCATGGCCGTCGAACACGGCTGGCAGATTCGGGAGCTGCTCTACGACACCAGCGCTCAGCTGTCCGGCTGGGCACGCGAGGCCCTGGACACAGTCCGGGCTGAGAAGTGCGCCGTCTCGCGTGAACTGATGCACGAACTGGGAGGCAAGGCAGACAACGTTCCAGAGCTGCTGGCCGTGGTCGCGCTGCCGGAGGACGACCTGCGCCGTATCCCGGTCGGTCCGACCATGCTCACCGTTGTGTTCGATCGGCCCACCAGCCCCGGCAACATCGGGACCCTCGTTCGGTCGGCGGACGCCTTCGGCGCTGGCGGCGTCATCGTCACCGGTCACGCCGCCGACGTGTACGACCCGAAGGCGGTCCGGGCGAGCACCGGCTCGCTGTTCGCCTTACCTGTGGTCCGGGTGCCCTCCCACCAGGCCGTTCTGTCCTGGGTCGCTGACGTCCGTGCCGGCGGCATCGGCATGAGCATCATGGGAACCGATGAGCGCGGCACTCTGGACGCCGCCGAGTACGACTTCACCCAACCCACCCTGGCGTTGATCGGAAACGAGACCACCGGCCTCAGTTCCGGCTGGCGCGAGGCATGCGACCAGCTCGTCCGAATCCCCATGTTCGGGTCCGCCAGCTCTCTGAACGCGGCGACCGCCGCGACTGTCGTGCTGTACGAATCGGCACGCCAGCGGGCCGCCGTCGCCGGCGGTAGGGCACTGATCGCAGGCGGCTGCGCCGTACGCGCAGATCGCCGATAG
- a CDS encoding phytanoyl-CoA dioxygenase family protein: MDDTTLVSRFLRDGFVKLEGAVAPRVAADCARLLWRETGCDPDDPATWTQPVHWVPGLAQGPFAAAPNSPFLHHAYDLLVGPGRWEPRYSLGTFPLRFPHEEEPDDAGWHIEGSYLPEGESWYFTNLRSRGRALLMLFLFSEVGEKDAPTRIRVGSHLDVPKVLEAYGEDGASGLAIAPDLVAASEHRPLALATGSPGDVFLCHPFLVHAAQPHHGTRPRFMAQPPLMPAAPYELERADGAYSPVEIAIRRGLGQETPGPDGDGTGCGAGATCSVRS; encoded by the coding sequence ATGGATGACACGACGTTGGTATCCCGCTTTCTTCGCGACGGCTTCGTGAAGCTGGAGGGTGCCGTCGCGCCGCGCGTGGCAGCGGACTGCGCGCGGCTGCTGTGGCGGGAGACGGGCTGCGATCCGGACGATCCGGCGACGTGGACGCAGCCCGTGCACTGGGTGCCCGGCCTGGCGCAGGGGCCGTTCGCCGCCGCTCCCAACTCCCCGTTCCTCCATCACGCGTACGACCTGCTCGTCGGTCCGGGCCGCTGGGAGCCGCGCTACTCGCTGGGCACGTTCCCGCTGCGCTTCCCGCACGAGGAGGAGCCGGACGACGCGGGCTGGCACATCGAGGGCAGCTATCTGCCGGAGGGCGAGAGCTGGTACTTCACCAATCTGCGCTCCCGGGGCCGGGCGCTGCTGATGCTGTTCCTGTTCAGCGAGGTCGGTGAGAAGGACGCCCCGACCCGGATCCGGGTCGGCTCCCACCTCGACGTGCCGAAGGTGCTGGAGGCGTACGGGGAGGATGGAGCGAGTGGACTGGCCATTGCGCCTGACCTGGTGGCGGCATCCGAGCATCGGCCGCTCGCCCTCGCCACCGGCTCTCCGGGCGACGTCTTCCTGTGCCACCCGTTCCTGGTGCACGCGGCGCAACCGCACCACGGAACGCGGCCCCGCTTCATGGCCCAACCGCCGTTGATGCCAGCCGCACCGTACGAACTGGAGCGGGCCGACGGCGCATACTCACCCGTAGAGATCGCGATCCGTCGGGGTCTCGGGCAGGAGACCCCCGGTCCGGACGGGGACGGCACCGGCTGCGGCGCCGGGGCGACCTGCTCCGTCCGTTCCTGA
- a CDS encoding family 43 glycosylhydrolase has protein sequence MRPPLQRGARRRVVALAAVGTLVAAGFVAPASPVYADDADLIVNGGFETGLDGWFVNNGNATDSATLALTDDAYSGANAVLVTDRATTGSGPMQDLTGKVQAGQTYTLTARIRYDNAASPATKQFFATMHYGGATYTNLVSVTATRGQWAQFAGQFTIPANQSVSTARLFFETPWTADPAADPDLHLMDFRLDDVSVIGAPPPPAPSKTIEVVGKLPGEHNPLIGHKFGADGYGFVHDGRVYLYLTNDTQGYAPDPVTGVSPGINYGDINQITVISTTDMVNWTDHGEIQVAGPDGVAPFTNNSWAPGMARKVVDGQEKFFLYYANGGGSSNVITGASPIGPWTSERTSTLIDGRTPGAEDVAWKFDPAPFVDDDGEEYLYFGGGPASTSMPPAERFNNPKNLRAIELGADMVSTEGTAAVVDAPVAFEAAQVFKRDDRYYLSYSSHFGGPDFGGNQTPLPGYPGAGQIGYLISDDPMSWPKETYAGVLFPNQSQFFGAGTGGNNHQSVFEYEGRYYFTYHAPTLNKRINGNTTQGYRSPHIQELTFNSDGTIQQVVGTYAGVDQVRDFDPYRVFEAETFGWSKGVATAKIDGGSAQFGDSAPNLAVRDVDNGDWTALSSVDFDAGARSLTAKVRPLAAGGSIQVRLGDVTAPVVATIDVDGALGEWTELTTPLDGVTGVHDVYFTFAGPAGDDLFEIDSWSFTPATDGPALAVSATAGVRCFGRNAQLVVDVTNDAPARITGTVTTGYGEKEYGVAPATSKARTFPAGGAVVPAGTATVTAAARLDGELVSVSMEVPYEAQVCD, from the coding sequence GTGAGACCACCTCTGCAACGCGGCGCCCGTCGACGTGTCGTGGCGCTCGCCGCGGTCGGCACCCTGGTCGCCGCCGGGTTCGTCGCCCCGGCGTCGCCGGTGTACGCCGACGACGCCGACCTCATTGTCAACGGCGGCTTCGAAACCGGCCTCGACGGCTGGTTCGTCAACAACGGCAACGCCACTGACAGCGCGACGTTGGCACTGACCGACGACGCCTACTCGGGGGCCAACGCGGTGCTGGTCACCGACCGGGCGACGACCGGGTCCGGCCCGATGCAGGACCTGACCGGCAAGGTACAGGCCGGGCAGACGTACACCCTCACCGCCCGGATCCGGTACGACAACGCGGCCTCGCCGGCGACCAAGCAGTTCTTCGCCACGATGCACTACGGCGGGGCGACGTACACCAACCTGGTCAGCGTGACCGCGACCAGGGGCCAGTGGGCGCAGTTCGCCGGGCAGTTCACCATCCCGGCGAACCAGAGCGTCTCGACGGCCCGGTTGTTCTTCGAGACGCCGTGGACAGCCGACCCGGCGGCGGACCCGGACCTGCACCTGATGGACTTCAGGCTCGACGACGTGTCGGTGATCGGTGCCCCACCGCCGCCGGCACCGTCGAAGACCATCGAGGTCGTCGGGAAGCTGCCCGGTGAGCACAACCCGTTGATCGGGCACAAGTTCGGTGCCGACGGCTACGGCTTCGTGCACGACGGAAGGGTCTACCTGTACCTGACCAACGACACCCAGGGGTACGCCCCGGACCCGGTCACCGGCGTCTCGCCGGGCATCAACTACGGCGACATCAACCAGATCACGGTGATCTCCACGACCGACATGGTCAACTGGACCGACCATGGTGAGATCCAGGTCGCCGGTCCGGACGGCGTCGCGCCGTTCACCAACAACTCGTGGGCACCCGGCATGGCCCGCAAGGTGGTCGACGGCCAGGAGAAGTTCTTCCTCTACTACGCCAACGGCGGTGGATCGAGCAACGTGATCACCGGTGCGTCGCCGATCGGCCCGTGGACCAGCGAGCGGACGAGCACCCTGATCGACGGCCGCACCCCTGGCGCGGAGGATGTCGCCTGGAAGTTCGACCCGGCTCCGTTCGTCGACGACGACGGCGAGGAGTACCTCTACTTCGGTGGCGGTCCCGCGTCGACCAGCATGCCGCCGGCCGAACGGTTCAACAACCCGAAGAACCTGCGGGCGATCGAACTCGGCGCGGACATGGTGTCGACCGAGGGTACGGCGGCCGTGGTGGACGCCCCGGTGGCCTTCGAGGCAGCGCAGGTGTTCAAGCGCGACGACAGGTACTACCTGTCGTACTCGTCGCACTTCGGCGGGCCCGACTTCGGTGGTAACCAGACCCCGTTGCCCGGCTACCCCGGTGCCGGCCAGATCGGCTACCTGATCTCCGACGACCCGATGTCGTGGCCGAAGGAGACCTACGCGGGGGTGCTCTTCCCCAACCAGTCGCAGTTCTTCGGGGCCGGCACCGGCGGCAACAACCACCAGTCCGTCTTCGAGTACGAGGGCAGGTACTACTTCACCTACCACGCTCCGACGTTGAACAAGCGGATCAACGGCAACACCACCCAGGGCTACCGTAGCCCGCACATCCAGGAGCTGACCTTCAACTCCGACGGCACGATCCAGCAGGTCGTCGGCACCTACGCCGGGGTCGACCAGGTCCGCGACTTCGACCCGTACCGCGTCTTCGAGGCCGAGACGTTCGGCTGGAGCAAGGGGGTCGCGACCGCGAAGATCGACGGCGGATCGGCACAGTTCGGTGACAGCGCACCCAACCTGGCAGTGCGCGACGTCGACAACGGCGACTGGACGGCGCTCTCCTCGGTGGACTTCGACGCCGGTGCGCGGAGTCTGACGGCGAAGGTCCGCCCGCTGGCGGCCGGCGGGTCGATCCAGGTCCGGCTCGGCGACGTCACCGCGCCGGTGGTGGCGACCATCGATGTCGACGGAGCGCTGGGCGAGTGGACGGAGCTGACCACCCCCCTCGACGGGGTCACCGGCGTGCACGACGTCTACTTCACCTTCGCCGGACCGGCCGGCGACGACCTGTTCGAGATCGACTCGTGGTCGTTCACTCCGGCGACCGACGGCCCGGCGTTGGCCGTGTCGGCGACGGCCGGTGTCCGGTGCTTCGGGCGCAACGCCCAGCTTGTCGTCGACGTCACCAACGACGCGCCGGCCCGGATCACCGGCACCGTCACCACCGGCTACGGCGAGAAGGAGTACGGCGTGGCGCCGGCGACGAGCAAGGCGCGGACCTTCCCTGCCGGTGGGGCGGTCGTCCCGGCCGGTACGGCGACGGTGACCGCGGCGGCGCGCCTCGACGGTGAGCTGGTGTCGGTCTCGATGGAGGTGCCCTACGAGGCGCAGGTCTGCGACTGA
- a CDS encoding GyrI-like domain-containing protein, with amino-acid sequence MDTRIVDHPKFRLVGHATRVRLVHQGVNPHIQRHITALPTEEHLRLKALGNTEPSGLLAVSDDLDPDYAEGSELTYLHGVAVSPGTPVPDSLDIIEVPAGKWVVIRTKGPHPQTLQKAWATAAATWFPSNPWRLRPGPEIVAVHEPANDFSTATCDLWLPVEPA; translated from the coding sequence GTGGACACCCGCATCGTCGACCATCCCAAGTTCCGGCTCGTCGGGCACGCGACCCGCGTCCGGCTGGTCCATCAAGGCGTCAACCCCCACATCCAGCGGCACATCACCGCACTGCCGACAGAGGAGCACCTGCGCTTGAAGGCTCTCGGCAACACTGAGCCAAGCGGCCTGCTCGCGGTCAGCGACGACCTCGATCCCGACTACGCCGAGGGCAGCGAGCTGACCTACCTTCACGGGGTCGCCGTGTCCCCGGGTACGCCGGTCCCCGACAGCCTCGACATCATCGAAGTTCCGGCTGGCAAATGGGTGGTCATCCGGACCAAGGGGCCGCATCCGCAGACCCTGCAGAAGGCCTGGGCCACGGCCGCAGCCACGTGGTTCCCGTCCAACCCGTGGCGTCTACGGCCAGGTCCGGAGATCGTCGCGGTGCACGAGCCTGCGAACGACTTCAGCACCGCGACCTGTGACCTCTGGCTGCCCGTCGAACCGGCGTAG
- a CDS encoding helix-turn-helix domain-containing protein has product MSLGAADPAGPDAFAVLLRRYRRAAGLSQQQLAQAAGLGVRTLRDLERGRVGRPQRATVTGLAEALRLPPAEAQRLRRSATSRQPVDGDPDLALIGLAAPTRVPLPADPPDFSGRDAQLRRLAGLLARPGSIVVVHGPPGIGKTSVVVRAARAVAAELSDGAYFVDLRGTQQQPTTVRSAVAQLLDEFGVDRRRLPGGLDGRLALYRETSAERSAVLVLDDARDAAQVRSLLPVGGDWRVLVSSRRQLTDLTGTDPTGAAVAGADLTGAGGTGADPTGAGGTGTGPTGAGPGRVGRIALGALPGPDARALLAGVVGPDRLATEPAAVDELVRICGGLPLALRIVASRLASRPLWTIAGLLDRLRDSQRRLDGLYAGDIEVRTAFLVSYRQLDPEHRAALRRLALLPWPGYDAAVVADLLDTGTDRAATVVAGLAEAGLLTPLPGSGRYRLHDLLAVFGQERAAAEDSPADRQAALDRVRAGLLATVAAVGGWFPSYQEPLTRHRFPAARTPFGSASAALDWCTAQRRAITWALRCTAQQQRHAEIVTVVDAIRGVANRHHHLAPWQEVFQTAVDSARALGDPAAEARHRDSLGFALKYQVRRPEQALPEHERARRLHAEIGDRTGYAWSTLYTTGALHRCGRLAEALDRARLAADLFAALGVTQGAVIASYAVGDIERDLGQPQQAARTHRRGLDRLADPAGRDRVTAGMFGYRLGLDLAAAGDLPGAVQVLESAYAAFVAEHHPTGIAECLGALSEVLARLGSPRAVAVATRAVGVCHELGDALREAQAWYALGLVARAEQRAEDHARCFDRARSLCAGSADLEARALLARLRQP; this is encoded by the coding sequence ATGAGCCTCGGTGCTGCGGACCCGGCGGGTCCGGACGCGTTCGCCGTGCTGCTGCGTCGGTACCGCCGGGCCGCCGGCCTGAGCCAGCAGCAGTTGGCGCAGGCCGCTGGTCTGGGCGTGCGGACGCTGCGGGACCTGGAACGCGGCCGGGTCGGCCGGCCGCAGCGGGCCACGGTGACCGGGCTCGCCGAGGCGTTGCGGTTGCCGCCGGCCGAGGCGCAGCGGCTGCGCCGGTCGGCGACGTCGCGCCAGCCGGTCGACGGCGATCCGGATCTCGCCCTGATCGGTCTGGCCGCGCCGACGCGGGTGCCGCTGCCGGCCGATCCCCCCGACTTCAGCGGGCGGGACGCGCAACTGCGCCGGCTGGCGGGCCTGTTGGCCCGTCCCGGGTCGATCGTGGTGGTCCACGGTCCACCTGGAATCGGGAAGACCAGCGTGGTCGTGCGCGCGGCCCGTGCGGTGGCTGCCGAGTTGTCGGACGGGGCGTACTTCGTCGACCTCCGGGGCACCCAGCAACAGCCGACGACGGTACGCAGTGCGGTCGCGCAGTTGCTCGACGAGTTCGGTGTGGACCGCCGTCGGCTGCCCGGTGGCCTCGACGGGAGGTTGGCGTTGTACCGCGAGACGTCGGCCGAGCGTAGCGCCGTACTGGTCCTCGACGATGCCCGCGACGCCGCGCAGGTCCGGTCGTTGCTGCCGGTCGGCGGCGACTGGCGGGTCCTGGTTTCCAGCCGCCGCCAGCTGACCGACCTGACCGGCACTGACCCGACCGGTGCCGCCGTGGCCGGCGCTGACCTGACCGGTGCCGGCGGGACCGGCGCTGACCCGACCGGTGCCGGCGGGACCGGCACTGGCCCGACCGGTGCGGGTCCGGGGCGCGTCGGGCGGATCGCGCTCGGCGCCCTGCCCGGGCCCGATGCCCGCGCTCTGCTGGCCGGGGTGGTCGGACCGGACCGGCTGGCCACCGAGCCGGCGGCGGTCGACGAGCTGGTCCGGATCTGCGGCGGCCTGCCACTGGCCCTGCGGATCGTGGCCAGCCGGCTGGCCAGCCGTCCGCTGTGGACAATAGCTGGGCTGTTGGACCGGTTGCGCGACAGTCAGCGCCGGCTCGACGGGCTGTACGCCGGGGACATCGAGGTCCGTACGGCGTTCCTGGTGTCCTACCGGCAGCTCGACCCGGAGCATCGGGCGGCGCTGCGGCGGCTGGCGCTGCTGCCGTGGCCCGGTTACGACGCGGCGGTCGTGGCGGACCTGCTGGACACCGGCACCGACCGGGCCGCGACGGTGGTGGCCGGGCTCGCCGAGGCGGGCCTGCTCACGCCGTTGCCCGGCAGCGGCCGGTACCGGCTGCACGATCTGCTGGCGGTCTTCGGGCAGGAACGCGCGGCGGCCGAGGACAGCCCGGCGGATCGGCAGGCGGCTCTCGACCGGGTCCGGGCCGGCCTGCTGGCGACGGTGGCCGCCGTCGGTGGCTGGTTTCCGTCGTACCAGGAGCCGCTGACCCGGCACCGGTTCCCCGCCGCCCGTACGCCGTTCGGGTCCGCCTCGGCCGCGCTGGACTGGTGCACCGCGCAGCGCCGGGCGATCACCTGGGCGTTGCGGTGTACGGCACAGCAGCAGCGCCACGCCGAGATCGTGACCGTGGTCGACGCCATCCGTGGGGTCGCCAACCGCCATCACCATCTGGCGCCCTGGCAGGAGGTGTTCCAGACGGCGGTGGATTCCGCCCGCGCGTTGGGTGATCCGGCGGCGGAGGCCCGGCACCGCGACTCGCTCGGGTTCGCGTTGAAGTACCAGGTCCGTCGCCCCGAGCAGGCGTTGCCGGAGCACGAACGGGCGCGGCGGCTGCACGCGGAGATCGGCGACCGGACCGGGTACGCGTGGAGCACGTTGTACACCACCGGTGCGCTGCACCGCTGTGGTCGCCTGGCGGAGGCGCTCGACCGGGCGCGGCTCGCCGCCGACCTGTTCGCCGCCCTCGGTGTGACCCAGGGGGCGGTGATCGCCAGTTACGCCGTCGGCGACATCGAGCGTGACCTGGGGCAGCCGCAGCAGGCGGCCCGGACCCACCGCCGTGGGCTCGACCGGCTCGCCGACCCGGCGGGCCGGGACCGGGTGACGGCCGGCATGTTCGGCTACCGGCTGGGCCTCGACCTGGCCGCCGCCGGGGACCTGCCGGGTGCGGTGCAGGTCCTGGAATCGGCGTACGCGGCGTTCGTCGCCGAGCATCATCCGACCGGGATAGCCGAGTGTCTCGGTGCGCTCAGTGAGGTGCTGGCCCGGCTGGGCAGCCCACGGGCGGTCGCGGTCGCCACCCGTGCCGTCGGGGTCTGCCACGAGCTGGGCGACGCCCTGCGCGAAGCCCAGGCCTGGTACGCGTTGGGCCTGGTGGCCCGGGCCGAGCAGCGCGCCGAGGACCATGCCCGGTGTTTCGACCGGGCGCGGTCGCTCTGCGCGGGCTCGGCCGACCTGGAGGCACGCGCCCTGCTCGCGCGGCTGCGCCAGCCCTGA
- a CDS encoding family 43 glycosylhydrolase yields the protein MLVGAVLAPGGAPAHAAQQQTWSPRSSYTSTDNGDGTYSVPLLRSDVPDISVERVPAAENDEGRDVYYMISTTMHLSPGAPIMKSYDLVNWDIVNYVFDRASIGDSYSLRNGQNSYGQGQWASSLRYHDGMFYVAFNTNNLGGAYLYRTDDIENGAWQRTALGRGLHDPSLFFDVDGTPYIFYGSGGTSAVRLNADLTAIEHNYPNIFTAADYAGQPFIGGLFEGAQFYYIDGYYYAVIITWPSGQGRQVVMFRSTELLGRYTSAGGVNTYVARGVLNSNGFAQGSLVPIATAAGGIDWHGMFFRDTFPIGRIPALIPATWSDGWPVFGSNGVVPVGGVFDKPIRLRPAEETFQRQQSIVASDDFANDAPHKAYQDEQWTIPDPPPTGEAPTEAEIAPNGSRLDMAWQWNHAPDNRYWSLTDRDGWLRLSTGKVVTGGYVYTKLSNRAELAWFEEARNTLSQRTFGPRQSAETRMDISAMRDGDVAGIAAYNRGFSYAAVKRVDGVSTLGVVNRGQPFAVDLDQATLESFLPGSTVPLGDATEVHLKADLDFASSTGQLWTTFHYSFDGLTWAQLGSRVGPQTLDGSLAHFMGHRVGLFNYATQHTGGHVDFDHYLLSDVLTAQGRPLDTSALDDAIAHAATLREADHPADAWAAMRAALDDAVTARAGQFGTQNQIDAPERALSYQLARLGALRLDTPRLVSVSASSRCLAKKVQLVVELAGVAPSRVTGAVTSPYGSKEYGVVPAASKVRTFPTGTASMPSGAVTVTATARVDGTAVTATVTVPYDAQTCQ from the coding sequence GTGCTCGTCGGTGCCGTGCTGGCCCCGGGCGGCGCACCCGCGCACGCAGCGCAGCAGCAGACTTGGTCGCCGCGCTCGTCGTACACCTCGACCGACAACGGCGACGGCACCTACTCCGTCCCGCTGCTGCGCTCCGACGTGCCGGACATCAGCGTCGAGCGGGTTCCGGCGGCCGAGAACGACGAGGGCCGGGACGTCTACTACATGATCAGCACGACGATGCACCTCAGTCCGGGGGCACCGATCATGAAGTCGTACGACCTGGTCAACTGGGATATCGTCAACTATGTCTTCGACCGGGCGAGCATCGGCGACTCGTACTCGCTGCGCAACGGGCAGAACTCGTACGGCCAGGGCCAGTGGGCGTCGTCGTTGCGCTACCACGACGGCATGTTCTATGTCGCGTTCAACACCAACAACCTCGGCGGCGCGTACCTCTACCGTACCGACGATATCGAGAACGGCGCCTGGCAGCGGACCGCGCTCGGCCGCGGCCTGCACGACCCGTCGCTCTTCTTCGACGTCGACGGCACCCCGTACATCTTCTACGGATCCGGTGGCACCAGCGCGGTGCGGCTCAACGCCGACCTGACCGCCATCGAGCACAACTACCCGAACATCTTCACCGCCGCCGACTACGCCGGCCAGCCGTTCATCGGCGGACTGTTCGAGGGCGCCCAGTTCTACTACATCGACGGCTACTACTACGCGGTGATCATCACCTGGCCGTCCGGGCAGGGCCGGCAGGTCGTCATGTTCCGCTCGACCGAGCTGCTCGGACGCTACACCTCGGCCGGTGGCGTCAACACATACGTTGCCCGTGGGGTGCTCAACTCCAACGGCTTCGCCCAGGGCAGCCTGGTGCCGATCGCCACCGCCGCCGGCGGCATCGACTGGCACGGCATGTTCTTCCGCGACACCTTCCCGATCGGCCGCATCCCGGCGCTGATCCCGGCCACCTGGTCCGACGGCTGGCCGGTCTTCGGCAGCAACGGCGTGGTGCCGGTCGGCGGCGTGTTCGACAAGCCGATCCGGTTGCGCCCGGCCGAGGAGACGTTCCAGCGGCAGCAGAGCATCGTCGCGTCCGACGACTTCGCCAACGACGCCCCGCACAAGGCGTACCAGGACGAACAGTGGACGATCCCGGACCCGCCGCCGACCGGCGAAGCCCCGACCGAGGCGGAGATCGCCCCCAACGGCTCCCGGCTCGACATGGCCTGGCAGTGGAACCACGCCCCGGACAACCGCTACTGGTCGCTCACCGACCGCGACGGCTGGCTGCGGCTGAGCACCGGCAAGGTCGTCACCGGTGGGTACGTCTACACGAAGCTGTCCAACCGGGCCGAGCTGGCCTGGTTCGAGGAGGCCCGTAACACGCTGTCGCAGCGTACCTTCGGCCCGCGCCAGTCGGCGGAGACCAGGATGGACATCTCCGCGATGCGTGACGGCGACGTCGCCGGGATAGCCGCGTACAACCGCGGATTCTCGTACGCGGCGGTCAAACGCGTCGACGGCGTCAGCACCCTCGGTGTGGTCAACCGGGGCCAGCCCTTCGCTGTCGACCTCGACCAGGCGACCCTGGAGAGCTTCCTGCCGGGTAGCACCGTGCCACTGGGCGACGCCACCGAGGTGCACCTGAAGGCGGACCTGGACTTCGCCTCGTCGACCGGGCAGCTGTGGACCACGTTCCACTACAGCTTCGACGGGCTGACCTGGGCGCAGCTCGGCAGCCGGGTCGGTCCGCAGACTCTCGACGGCAGCCTCGCGCACTTCATGGGGCACCGGGTCGGCCTGTTCAACTACGCGACGCAGCACACCGGCGGGCACGTCGACTTCGACCACTACCTGCTCAGCGACGTGCTGACCGCCCAGGGCCGACCGCTGGACACCAGCGCCCTCGACGACGCCATCGCGCACGCCGCGACGCTGCGTGAAGCCGACCACCCGGCGGACGCCTGGGCGGCGATGCGCGCCGCGCTCGATGACGCCGTGACCGCGCGGGCCGGCCAGTTCGGCACCCAGAACCAGATCGACGCGCCGGAGCGGGCGCTCAGCTACCAGCTGGCCCGCCTCGGAGCGCTCCGACTCGACACGCCGAGGCTGGTGTCGGTCAGCGCGTCGAGTCGCTGCCTGGCCAAGAAGGTGCAGCTCGTCGTGGAGCTGGCCGGTGTCGCACCGTCGCGGGTGACCGGCGCGGTCACCTCGCCGTACGGCAGCAAGGAGTACGGGGTCGTTCCGGCCGCGAGCAAGGTGCGGACCTTCCCGACCGGTACGGCGTCGATGCCGTCCGGCGCGGTGACGGTGACCGCGACGGCCCGCGTCGACGGCACCGCCGTCACCGCGACGGTGACCGTGCCGTACGACGCGCAGACCTGCCAGTGA
- a CDS encoding helix-turn-helix domain-containing protein, protein MPTPEVAPTTHDGRSPTDLPSLLVALRRSAGLSQERLAEAAGLSARTVGNLERGRVAPHPSTIERIAAVLRATTSVDAVVADQLTRAAAASVSRRPETGRPLTLPERRRSCPDRQTELHQLDALATAAVGVRPSAAVGVRPSAAVGVRPSAAGPAVVVVCGPAGVGKTELAVAAAQRATDRHGVDGLLLDLAGTSRQPLAVGTAIDRLLRAFGVPEHRTPRPIHERAGLLRSVMSDRRGILVLDDAYAEEQVRPVLPVSAGWLTIVTSRSGLAGLFGARWYPLAPLSGAAPADGPAGIDASYLRLPANQRHLFRRLALLRPGDHPTTVADLLTELGPAATARALDGLTERGLLTDTPAPGGFHLCPGIRRHAETRLWHEESVAQWHHAYQRLCRHPDWRDRAQLPEQSTVESLPPPPAPRGWTAPEGGNQR, encoded by the coding sequence ATGCCGACACCCGAGGTTGCCCCGACCACGCACGACGGCCGGTCACCGACCGACCTGCCGTCGCTGCTCGTGGCGTTGCGGCGGTCCGCCGGCCTGTCGCAGGAACGGCTCGCCGAGGCCGCCGGCCTGTCCGCACGTACCGTCGGCAACCTGGAACGCGGCCGGGTGGCCCCGCACCCGTCGACGATCGAACGGATCGCGGCGGTTCTGCGCGCGACGACCTCCGTCGACGCGGTGGTCGCGGACCAGCTCACCCGGGCAGCGGCCGCCTCGGTGAGCCGTCGACCGGAGACCGGCCGCCCGCTGACCCTGCCCGAACGGCGACGCTCCTGCCCCGACCGACAGACCGAGCTACACCAACTCGACGCGCTCGCCACCGCGGCCGTCGGCGTACGGCCCTCGGCGGCCGTCGGCGTACGGCCGTCGGCGGCCGTCGGCGTACGGCCGTCGGCGGCCGGACCGGCCGTCGTCGTGGTGTGCGGGCCGGCGGGCGTCGGCAAGACCGAGCTCGCCGTGGCGGCGGCGCAGCGCGCCACCGACCGGCACGGCGTCGACGGCCTGCTGCTCGACCTGGCCGGCACGTCCCGGCAGCCACTGGCCGTCGGTACGGCGATCGACCGCCTGCTGCGCGCGTTCGGCGTACCGGAGCACCGGACACCACGGCCGATCCACGAGCGGGCCGGGCTGCTGCGGTCGGTCATGTCCGATCGGCGCGGGATCCTCGTCCTGGACGACGCGTACGCCGAGGAGCAGGTCCGGCCGGTACTGCCCGTGTCAGCGGGGTGGTTGACGATCGTGACCAGCCGTAGTGGACTGGCCGGACTGTTCGGAGCCCGCTGGTACCCACTGGCTCCACTGTCCGGCGCGGCACCTGCCGATGGTCCGGCCGGCATCGACGCCAGCTACCTCCGGTTGCCGGCCAACCAGCGCCACCTGTTCCGGCGGCTGGCGTTGCTGCGCCCCGGCGACCACCCGACGACGGTCGCCGATCTGCTGACCGAGCTCGGTCCGGCGGCAACCGCGCGCGCCCTGGACGGGCTGACCGAGAGGGGGCTGCTGACCGACACCCCTGCGCCGGGCGGCTTCCACCTCTGCCCCGGGATCCGCCGGCACGCCGAAACCCGGCTCTGGCACGAGGAGTCCGTCGCGCAGTGGCACCACGCCTACCAGCGGTTATGCCGGCATCCCGACTGGCGCGACCGCGCGCAGCTTCCCGAACAATCCACTGTCGAGTCGTTGCCACCGCCGCCAGCACCTCGGGGGTGGACCGCGCCGGAGGGCGGCAACCAGCGGTGA